A section of the Mesorhizobium loti genome encodes:
- a CDS encoding 2OG-Fe(II) oxygenase, with protein MNAHAKVATSVVEAAEARIAGYDWPALAAELDGFGCAVMQKLLSPEECRRIAGLYPQEQHFRSHVHMARHGFGKGEYRYFRYPLPDLIGGLRSALYPRLAEVANRWNERMGIALRYPRTHAGFLDQCHAAGQERPTPLLLQYVPGDFNCLHQDLYGDLAFPLQVAILLSEPGEDFTGGEFALTEQRPRMQSRVEVVPLRQGDAVAFAVHNRPVQGTKGNYRVNLRHGVSRLRSGMRHTVGIIFHDAR; from the coding sequence ATGAACGCCCATGCCAAGGTTGCCACATCCGTGGTCGAAGCCGCGGAGGCCCGCATCGCCGGCTACGACTGGCCGGCCCTTGCCGCCGAACTCGACGGCTTCGGCTGCGCGGTGATGCAAAAGCTGCTCTCGCCCGAGGAGTGCCGGCGGATCGCCGGCCTCTACCCCCAGGAGCAGCATTTCCGCAGCCATGTCCACATGGCCAGGCACGGTTTCGGCAAGGGCGAATACCGCTACTTCCGCTATCCCTTGCCCGACCTCATCGGCGGCCTGCGAAGCGCGCTCTATCCAAGGCTGGCAGAGGTCGCCAACAGATGGAACGAGCGCATGGGCATCGCCCTGCGCTATCCCCGCACCCATGCCGGGTTTCTGGACCAGTGCCATGCCGCCGGCCAGGAGCGGCCGACGCCGCTTCTCCTGCAATATGTGCCCGGCGACTTCAATTGCCTGCACCAGGACCTCTATGGCGACCTCGCCTTCCCTCTGCAGGTGGCGATCCTGCTCTCCGAACCGGGCGAGGATTTCACCGGCGGCGAGTTCGCGCTGACCGAACAGCGGCCGCGCATGCAGAGCCGGGTCGAGGTGGTGCCGTTGCGCCAGGGCGATGCGGTGGCCTTCGCCGTCCACAACCGGCCGGTGCAGGGAACCAAGGGCAACTACCGCGTCAACCTGCGCCACGGCGTCAGCCGGCTGCGCTCGGGCATGCGCCACACGGTCGGCATCATTTTTCACGATGCCAGGTGA
- a CDS encoding methylated-DNA--[protein]-cysteine S-methyltransferase, with translation MNIMQTHMTEPTAHIDTIAYAIGQSAIGKVLAARSPIGVCAILIGDDAKAMEQDLANRFPGKVLVKDEPGLRDDLAAIARFVETPAAGLDLPLDMRHGTPFQQRVWEVLRTIPCGATMTYTALARRLGQPNGARAVALACAANAIALGIPCHRVVRADGTLSGYRWGIERKRALLDKEAAI, from the coding sequence ATGAATATCATGCAAACCCACATGACCGAACCGACGGCGCACATCGACACCATCGCCTACGCCATCGGCCAATCCGCGATCGGCAAAGTCCTGGCCGCTCGCAGCCCCATCGGCGTCTGCGCCATCCTGATCGGTGACGACGCCAAGGCAATGGAGCAGGATCTCGCCAACCGCTTCCCCGGCAAGGTTCTGGTCAAAGACGAACCGGGGCTGCGTGACGATCTTGCTGCAATAGCGCGCTTCGTCGAAACGCCCGCCGCCGGCCTCGACCTGCCGCTCGACATGCGCCACGGCACGCCGTTCCAGCAACGGGTGTGGGAAGTGCTGCGCACCATACCGTGCGGCGCCACGATGACCTACACCGCGCTTGCCCGGCGCCTTGGCCAGCCGAACGGCGCCCGCGCCGTGGCGCTCGCCTGTGCCGCCAACGCGATCGCGCTCGGCATTCCCTGCCATCGTGTTGTCAGAGCCGACGGCACGCTGTCGGGCTACCGCTGGGGCATCGAGCGCAAGCGCGCGCTGCTGGACAAGGAGGCCGCGATATGA
- a CDS encoding alpha/beta fold hydrolase, which produces MSLSHLLLSGAAVLMAMAAPASAAGAPKKTVVLVHGAFADGSSWSKVIPLLEARGLNVVAVQNPLSSLAADVDATRRVIDAQPGPVILVGHSWGGVVISQAGVNDKVKALVYVAAFAPPKGVSVNDLGKGQPPLPWASALEADSGGYVRLSAEGVAKYFAQDLPPSEISLIAATQGPTFAGIFDEKLTAAAYETRPSFYIVASHDGMIPPAAEAAMAKAIGAEVTELATSHIPMLSKPREVADVILAAADSMK; this is translated from the coding sequence ATGTCGTTGTCGCATCTTCTCTTGTCGGGAGCCGCCGTCCTGATGGCGATGGCCGCGCCGGCCTCGGCCGCCGGCGCGCCGAAGAAAACGGTCGTGCTGGTGCATGGCGCCTTTGCCGACGGCTCGAGCTGGAGCAAGGTCATCCCCCTGCTGGAGGCCAGGGGGCTCAATGTGGTGGCGGTGCAGAACCCGTTGAGCTCATTGGCCGCCGATGTCGACGCAACCAGGCGGGTCATCGATGCCCAGCCGGGGCCGGTCATCCTGGTCGGCCATTCCTGGGGCGGTGTCGTCATCAGTCAGGCGGGCGTGAACGACAAGGTCAAGGCGCTGGTCTACGTCGCCGCCTTCGCGCCCCCAAAGGGCGTGTCGGTGAACGATCTTGGCAAGGGGCAGCCGCCGCTGCCCTGGGCAAGCGCCCTGGAAGCCGATAGCGGCGGCTATGTCAGGCTAAGCGCCGAAGGCGTCGCCAAATATTTCGCGCAGGACCTGCCGCCGAGTGAAATCAGCCTGATCGCAGCCACGCAAGGTCCGACCTTTGCCGGTATCTTCGACGAGAAGCTGACGGCCGCCGCCTACGAGACCAGGCCGAGCTTCTACATCGTCGCCAGCCACGACGGCATGATACCGCCGGCGGCTGAAGCTGCGATGGCCAAGGCCATCGGCGCCGAGGTGACCGAGCTTGCGACCAGCCACATTCCAATGCTCTCCAAGCCGCGCGAGGTTGCCGATGTCATTCTGGCGGCCGCCGACTCGATGAAATAG
- a CDS encoding sigma-70 family RNA polymerase sigma factor, with amino-acid sequence MNQQIRASRETRQGIEPRLDPEGLFDLRYRAFLETVSHLRVRLHRYCARMTGSALDGEDIMQEALFEAYRKIALLDDAQALRPWLFRIAHNRCIDFIRNRRTRLKAEASYASDEIVLPVEPAGAGAGRAIERLVVHLPPKERACVLLKDVLDHSLEEIADLVGSTSGGVKSALNRGRAKLAALPAQPVAAPAHDPELERLLGRYVELFNARDWDGVRALTSADARLRVSDCYNGLLSRSPYFVEYERGEPWRMRQDAIEGEAVLVVDRPRGEAWRPAYLVRIHADGGVIDRIADYYACPWILEMVFADG; translated from the coding sequence ATGAACCAGCAGATCCGCGCATCCCGTGAAACGAGGCAAGGCATCGAGCCGCGCCTCGATCCCGAAGGCCTGTTCGACCTGCGCTACAGGGCATTCCTGGAGACGGTCTCGCATTTGCGCGTCCGTCTCCACCGCTACTGCGCGCGCATGACCGGCTCGGCTCTCGACGGCGAGGACATCATGCAGGAGGCGCTGTTCGAGGCCTACCGCAAGATCGCGCTGCTCGACGATGCACAGGCATTGCGGCCATGGCTGTTTCGTATCGCCCATAACAGGTGCATCGACTTCATCCGCAACCGCCGCACGCGGCTCAAGGCCGAAGCCTCCTATGCCAGCGATGAGATCGTGCTGCCGGTCGAGCCCGCCGGTGCGGGCGCCGGCCGCGCCATCGAGCGGCTGGTGGTGCACCTGCCGCCGAAGGAGCGCGCCTGCGTGCTGCTCAAGGATGTCCTCGACCATTCGCTGGAGGAGATCGCCGACCTGGTCGGCTCGACATCGGGCGGCGTCAAGTCGGCGCTCAATCGCGGCCGCGCCAAGCTCGCCGCTCTTCCGGCGCAACCGGTTGCGGCACCCGCGCACGACCCGGAACTGGAGCGGCTGCTCGGCCGCTATGTCGAACTCTTCAATGCCAGGGACTGGGACGGGGTGCGGGCGCTGACCAGCGCCGATGCCCGGCTGCGGGTTTCGGACTGCTACAATGGCCTGCTCTCGCGCTCGCCCTATTTCGTCGAATACGAGCGCGGCGAGCCCTGGCGCATGCGGCAAGATGCGATCGAAGGGGAGGCCGTGCTGGTCGTCGACAGGCCGCGGGGCGAGGCATGGCGGCCGGCCTATCTGGTGCGTATCCATGCCGATGGCGGCGTCATCGATCGCATCGCAGACTATTATGCCTGCCCCTGGATCCTGGAGATGGTCTTCGCGGACGGATGA
- the ada gene encoding bifunctional DNA-binding transcriptional regulator/O6-methylguanine-DNA methyltransferase Ada produces MFITLQRDLKSTPLAVADDPRWARIVARDKSADGEFWYSVATTGVYCRPSCPSRQANPANVQLHDTLAQAKATGFRACRRCKPDGQSLEAGNAAMVADACRRIEQGEQEPSLAELADAAGRSPGYFHRVFKAITGLTPKDYAGAHRAARVRQGLEDGASVTAAIYDAGFNSSGRFYEKSTGMLGMTPTRYRAGGANEDIRFAVGETSLGTILVASSRKGVASILLGGDPDALVRDLQDRFPRARLIGGDRDYEALVARVVGFVEAPQFGLDLPLDVRGTAFQQRVWRALRDIPVGSTVSYAEIAERIGSPRATRAVAGACAANAHAVAIPCHRVIRKDGALSGYAWGAERRRALLDREADGTATAADRADRPTRA; encoded by the coding sequence ATGTTCATCACGCTGCAAAGAGATCTGAAATCGACGCCGCTGGCGGTGGCCGACGACCCACGCTGGGCGCGCATCGTTGCGCGTGACAAATCGGCGGACGGAGAATTCTGGTATTCGGTGGCGACGACCGGCGTCTATTGCCGGCCCTCCTGCCCGTCGCGGCAGGCCAACCCCGCCAATGTGCAATTGCACGACACGCTGGCCCAGGCGAAGGCGACCGGCTTTCGCGCCTGCCGGCGCTGCAAGCCGGATGGTCAATCGCTCGAGGCCGGCAATGCCGCGATGGTCGCCGATGCCTGCCGCAGGATCGAACAGGGCGAGCAAGAGCCCTCGCTAGCCGAACTCGCCGATGCCGCCGGCCGCAGCCCCGGCTATTTCCACCGCGTCTTCAAGGCGATCACCGGGCTGACGCCGAAGGACTATGCCGGCGCGCACCGCGCCGCCCGGGTCCGCCAAGGGCTGGAGGACGGCGCCAGCGTGACGGCCGCGATCTACGATGCCGGTTTCAATTCAAGCGGCCGCTTTTACGAGAAATCGACCGGCATGCTCGGCATGACGCCGACGCGCTACCGCGCCGGCGGCGCCAACGAGGATATCCGCTTCGCCGTCGGCGAGACCTCGCTCGGCACCATACTGGTCGCGTCGAGCCGCAAGGGCGTCGCCTCGATCCTGCTCGGCGGCGATCCGGACGCGCTGGTGCGCGACCTGCAGGACCGTTTCCCCAGGGCGCGGCTGATCGGCGGCGACCGCGACTACGAGGCGCTGGTCGCCCGCGTCGTCGGCTTCGTCGAGGCCCCACAGTTCGGCCTCGACCTGCCGCTCGACGTGCGCGGCACCGCGTTCCAGCAGCGTGTCTGGCGGGCCTTGCGGGATATCCCGGTCGGCAGCACGGTGTCCTACGCCGAGATCGCCGAACGCATCGGCTCGCCCAGGGCAACCCGCGCCGTCGCCGGGGCCTGCGCCGCAAACGCCCATGCGGTCGCGATTCCCTGCCACCGCGTGATCCGCAAGGACGGCGCCCTCTCAGGCTATGCCTGGGGCGCCGAGCGCCGGCGCGCGCTTCTTGACCGCGAGGCCGACGGGACGGCGACCGCGGCCGACAGGGCCGACCGGCCTACACGGGCCTGA
- a CDS encoding winged helix-turn-helix transcriptional regulator, producing MAQHGYKQFCPLSMAAEVLCTRWTMVLMRELVAGSTRFNDLRRGVPKMSPTLLSQRLKELELAGVVERKEVQGEKGIFDYRLTEAGRDLRPVVEAMGFWGQKWVESRLSLKNLDPSLLMWDMRRNLNPSPLPEGRTVIQFLYQDLPASKRSWWLIVEKHGEVDLCWYDPGFDVDLYVSTDLHTMTAIWMGLLTVEKAGAKVSLTGDQAIGRKMQTWLGLSPFAVEPKRAA from the coding sequence ATGGCCCAGCACGGATACAAGCAGTTCTGCCCGCTATCGATGGCCGCCGAGGTGCTGTGCACCCGCTGGACGATGGTGCTGATGCGTGAACTGGTGGCCGGTTCGACCCGCTTCAACGACCTGCGCCGCGGCGTCCCAAAAATGTCGCCGACCCTTCTGTCGCAACGGCTGAAGGAGCTCGAGCTGGCTGGGGTCGTCGAGCGCAAGGAGGTTCAGGGCGAGAAAGGGATCTTCGATTACCGGCTGACCGAGGCCGGCCGCGATTTGCGCCCGGTCGTCGAGGCGATGGGCTTCTGGGGGCAGAAATGGGTCGAGTCACGGCTGTCGCTCAAGAACCTAGATCCGTCGCTGCTGATGTGGGACATGCGGCGCAATCTGAACCCATCGCCGCTCCCTGAAGGGCGCACGGTGATACAATTCCTGTATCAGGATCTGCCGGCATCCAAACGCTCATGGTGGCTGATCGTCGAAAAGCACGGCGAGGTCGACCTGTGCTGGTATGATCCCGGCTTCGATGTCGATCTCTACGTCTCGACAGACCTGCACACGATGACGGCGATCTGGATGGGGTTGCTGACCGTCGAGAAGGCCGGCGCCAAGGTTTCGCTGACCGGCGACCAGGCCATCGGCAGGAAGATGCAGACCTGGCTCGGACTCAGCCCGTTCGCGGTGGAGCCCAAACGCGCGGCTTAG
- a CDS encoding EAL domain-containing protein has product MARQSRKGRNGAFWAKALERAQLGVWDWDLRSGDCFYSATWARMLGYGEDELANASDLWLQLTHPEDRERALASGDRHIAGLTDTIETELRLKHKRGHWVWVLDRGGIVERGADGRPLRLMGVQTDISKQKAAEAALEQVNVRFRLALAASGTGIWHYDIATNKSYWDARTRDIFGLVADTDEVAGDLWHTYLHPDDKEATERAHLPSPGSDGVTASQYRIIRRDGEIRHIESLVRFVAAAGAAGQVLGTVRDITEDKLREQELAFAARHDALTGLWNRAAFDRLLADHIATGMPLAVFYIDLDYFKALNDFAGHAAGDLALKSVAAGIGRCLPPSAHAARLGGDEFALLVPHCDAAQAERLAGAILAAVRGADLGLAATSRRLAASIGIAIVDDRTTTVADALACADDACYAAKAAGRDRFAVFSAEAASGGLNAARLAADTVDAMEDGRLKLFGQEIHRLGRPWQESRHVEVLARLAGRAGKLIPPSEFIPAAERFGIAARLDRWIIRTALSRHGAAMKSGAITLGFNLSAQTLSDPGLWDFVDGIIEQTGAPHSGIGFEITETAAVTNFDAAEAFVRKARERRCKVSLDDFGAGMSSFEYLRRFPVDAIKIDGSFIEHIAESRFDREIVSAISGIARSVGCAVVAEKIEQAETLGILQAMGVDFGQGFLLHRPEPLEQIVARAAGPASGARKAS; this is encoded by the coding sequence ATGGCGCGTCAGAGCAGGAAAGGTCGCAACGGAGCGTTCTGGGCCAAGGCCCTGGAACGCGCCCAACTTGGCGTCTGGGACTGGGATCTTCGCAGCGGCGATTGCTTTTATTCGGCGACCTGGGCGCGAATGCTGGGTTACGGGGAAGATGAACTCGCCAACGCCAGTGACCTGTGGCTGCAACTCACCCATCCCGAGGATCGCGAACGCGCGCTGGCCAGTGGCGATCGCCACATCGCCGGGCTGACCGATACCATCGAGACCGAACTCAGGCTGAAGCACAAGCGGGGGCACTGGGTGTGGGTGCTCGATCGCGGCGGCATCGTCGAACGCGGCGCGGACGGGCGGCCGCTGCGGCTGATGGGCGTGCAGACCGACATCTCGAAGCAGAAAGCGGCCGAAGCCGCGCTCGAACAGGTCAATGTGCGCTTTCGCCTCGCGCTCGCCGCCAGCGGCACCGGCATCTGGCACTACGACATCGCTACCAACAAGAGCTATTGGGACGCCCGCACCCGGGACATATTCGGCCTCGTCGCCGACACAGACGAGGTGGCGGGCGACCTCTGGCACACCTACCTGCACCCCGACGACAAGGAAGCCACCGAACGGGCGCACCTGCCGTCACCCGGCTCGGACGGCGTTACCGCCTCGCAGTACCGGATCATCAGGCGCGACGGCGAGATCCGCCATATCGAATCGCTGGTGCGTTTCGTCGCCGCCGCGGGCGCTGCCGGCCAGGTCCTCGGCACGGTGCGCGACATCACCGAGGACAAGCTGCGCGAGCAGGAGCTTGCCTTCGCCGCCCGCCACGATGCGCTGACCGGCCTGTGGAACCGCGCCGCCTTCGACAGGCTGCTTGCCGACCATATCGCCACGGGCATGCCGCTGGCGGTGTTCTATATCGATCTCGACTACTTCAAGGCGCTCAACGACTTCGCCGGCCACGCCGCCGGCGATCTCGCGCTGAAGAGCGTGGCGGCGGGCATCGGCCGCTGCCTGCCGCCATCGGCGCACGCGGCGCGGCTGGGCGGCGACGAGTTCGCCCTGCTGGTGCCCCATTGCGACGCCGCACAGGCCGAGCGGCTGGCCGGCGCCATCCTGGCGGCCGTGCGCGGCGCCGATCTCGGCCTCGCCGCGACCTCGCGCCGGCTCGCGGCGAGCATCGGCATCGCGATCGTCGATGACCGAACCACCACGGTTGCCGACGCGCTGGCCTGCGCCGACGATGCCTGCTACGCGGCCAAGGCCGCCGGGCGCGACCGTTTCGCGGTGTTTTCAGCCGAGGCCGCTTCGGGCGGCCTCAACGCGGCACGGCTCGCCGCCGACACAGTCGACGCCATGGAGGACGGCCGGCTGAAACTGTTCGGCCAGGAGATCCACCGGCTGGGCCGGCCCTGGCAGGAAAGCCGCCATGTCGAGGTGCTGGCGCGGCTTGCCGGGCGCGCCGGCAAGCTGATCCCGCCCAGCGAATTCATACCGGCGGCCGAGCGCTTCGGCATTGCCGCCAGGCTCGATCGCTGGATCATCCGCACCGCGCTCTCGCGGCACGGCGCGGCCATGAAGTCCGGCGCGATCACGCTCGGCTTCAACCTGTCGGCGCAGACGCTGAGCGACCCGGGCCTGTGGGACTTCGTCGACGGCATCATCGAGCAAACCGGGGCGCCGCATTCGGGCATCGGATTCGAGATCACCGAAACCGCCGCCGTCACCAATTTCGACGCCGCCGAGGCGTTCGTGCGCAAGGCGCGCGAGCGGCGCTGCAAGGTCAGTCTCGACGATTTCGGCGCCGGCATGAGTTCGTTCGAATATCTCAGGCGTTTTCCGGTCGATGCCATCAAGATCGATGGTTCCTTCATCGAGCACATCGCCGAGAGCCGCTTCGACCGCGAGATCGTCTCGGCCATATCAGGCATTGCCCGCAGTGTCGGCTGCGCCGTCGTGGCCGAGAAGATCGAGCAGGCCGAGACGCTCGGCATCCTGCAGGCAATGGGCGTCGATTTCGGCCAGGGCTTCCTGCTGCACCGGCCCGAACCGCTGGAGCAGATCGTGGCACGTGCGGCCGGGCCGGCAAGCGGAGCCCGCAAGGCATCCTGA
- a CDS encoding alpha/beta fold hydrolase translates to MFRPLVIVLGLLSLAAPASARVIPFPAGFKTQSIETNGTSLHVRVGGQGPAVILLHGFGDTGDMWAPAATKLMKDHTVIVPDLRGMGLSAHPDSGYAKKNQAVDIAGVMDALKIDKADLVTHDIGNMVGYALAAQYPKRVTKWVVIDAPLPGIGDWDKIKQSPLLWHFNFRGPDMERLVAGRERIYLDRFYNELSADPKKIDEATRAHYAKLYARPHAMHDAFEQFKAFDQDAVDNQAMLAAGGKLPMPVLAVGAEKSAGTSQADILRFVASDVTGAIVPASGHWIMEENPDATVKLITDFLAR, encoded by the coding sequence ATGTTTCGTCCTTTGGTTATCGTGCTTGGTCTGCTGTCACTCGCCGCTCCGGCCTCGGCGCGCGTGATCCCGTTTCCGGCGGGCTTCAAGACCCAGTCGATCGAGACCAACGGCACCAGCCTGCATGTGCGCGTCGGCGGACAAGGGCCCGCGGTCATCCTGCTGCACGGCTTCGGCGATACCGGCGACATGTGGGCACCGGCGGCGACAAAGCTGATGAAGGATCACACGGTGATCGTGCCGGACCTGCGCGGCATGGGCCTTTCGGCACATCCGGACAGCGGCTATGCCAAGAAGAACCAGGCGGTCGACATCGCCGGCGTGATGGATGCGCTGAAGATCGACAAGGCCGACCTGGTGACGCACGACATCGGCAACATGGTCGGCTATGCGCTGGCCGCGCAATATCCGAAGCGCGTCACGAAATGGGTTGTCATCGACGCACCGCTGCCGGGCATAGGTGACTGGGACAAGATCAAGCAAAGCCCGCTGCTCTGGCACTTCAACTTCCGCGGCCCCGACATGGAGCGGCTGGTCGCGGGCCGCGAGCGCATCTACCTCGACCGCTTCTACAATGAACTGTCGGCCGACCCGAAGAAGATCGACGAGGCGACGCGCGCCCACTACGCAAAACTCTATGCGCGGCCGCATGCCATGCATGATGCTTTCGAGCAGTTCAAGGCATTCGACCAGGACGCCGTCGACAACCAGGCGATGCTTGCCGCCGGCGGCAAGCTGCCCATGCCGGTGCTGGCAGTCGGCGCGGAGAAATCGGCGGGCACGTCACAGGCCGACATCCTGCGGTTCGTCGCGTCGGACGTGACGGGCGCCATCGTGCCCGCATCCGGCCATTGGATCATGGAAGAAAACCCGGATGCCACGGTCAAGCTCATCACCGATTTCCTCGCCAGGTGA
- a CDS encoding phosphatase PAP2 family protein, which produces MSAHTGQRGRDRRSLAVFDLDIAVTRSDWLLAALCLTCIAAAICLRPERYLRLSIQYFGTFLSVLPVLLVVGLGLAALMYGRPTPTRFMVRVLRERGPAAARVVLLFFLGITAFTTFRITIPEIVPYYADPKLAELDLWLHGIDPWVWTHRIVSEPASMLVFKAYMSWWFMQWFGVMLFVAFWNNPVRRIRYLWAFALTMIFCGAVLATMLSSTGPIFYDRFYGGDRFAGVLAALLADPHALPVRFAANYLLDAHDSGRSRLGTGITAMPSMHVAIATLNAFFLTGFGRRWAFAGWSFAALILFGSVYTGWHYAVDGYLSILVVSAIWYLTGRFLLPQASRDTVGLDLPLPEPVSQ; this is translated from the coding sequence ATGAGTGCGCACACCGGGCAACGGGGCCGCGATCGCCGGTCCCTTGCCGTTTTCGACCTGGACATCGCGGTCACCAGGAGCGACTGGCTGCTGGCCGCCCTGTGCCTTACCTGTATCGCGGCGGCGATTTGCCTGCGGCCGGAGCGTTATCTGCGGCTGTCCATACAGTATTTCGGGACATTCCTCAGCGTGCTGCCGGTGCTCCTGGTGGTTGGCCTCGGGCTGGCGGCGCTGATGTATGGCAGGCCAACGCCGACAAGGTTCATGGTGCGGGTGCTCAGGGAACGCGGCCCGGCGGCCGCGCGGGTCGTCCTGCTGTTCTTTCTCGGCATCACCGCCTTCACGACGTTCAGGATCACCATACCGGAGATCGTGCCTTACTATGCCGATCCCAAGCTGGCCGAACTCGATCTTTGGCTGCACGGCATCGATCCCTGGGTATGGACGCACCGCATTGTTTCAGAGCCCGCCTCCATGCTGGTTTTCAAGGCCTACATGTCCTGGTGGTTCATGCAATGGTTCGGCGTCATGCTCTTCGTCGCCTTCTGGAACAACCCCGTCCGGCGCATCCGCTATCTTTGGGCGTTCGCGCTCACCATGATTTTTTGCGGCGCCGTTCTTGCGACCATGCTGTCATCCACCGGGCCGATATTCTACGACCGGTTCTATGGCGGCGACCGATTTGCCGGGGTGCTCGCCGCGCTGCTGGCGGACCCGCATGCCTTGCCGGTGAGGTTCGCCGCCAATTATCTGCTCGATGCACACGACAGCGGCAGGTCCCGGTTGGGCACCGGCATCACCGCGATGCCCAGCATGCATGTCGCCATCGCCACGCTCAATGCTTTCTTCCTCACCGGTTTCGGCCGCCGCTGGGCCTTCGCCGGATGGTCTTTTGCAGCACTCATCCTGTTTGGCTCGGTCTACACCGGCTGGCACTATGCCGTGGACGGCTACCTTTCGATCCTTGTCGTGTCCGCGATCTGGTATCTGACAGGGCGTTTCCTCCTGCCGCAAGCGAGCCGGGACACCGTCGGGCTGGATCTGCCGCTGCCAGAACCGGTGTCGCAATGA
- a CDS encoding LysR family transcriptional regulator has translation MLKLEAAAAFVAVAESGSISEAARRMSLSKSVISERLSELERSLGAKLLDRTTRKLSITEAGRGFYERARRIMQEVADARAEVAEHRGELAGPLRISAPTSFGILHLGPALYGFLARHPGIELTLDLDDRFVSMVADGYDAIVRHGPVVDDGPVIVRKLASSARFLVASPDYIERFGRPATTDDLKRHKGIIYSIRGAADWRFKISRRLVTIRPQTALRVNNGILMRDAALAGLGLALLPAYFIQTEIADKRLTVVDVGAEPQGATIYIAYPEDRRGSAKLRALTTWLRDAFGDPPYWEA, from the coding sequence ATGCTAAAGCTTGAAGCCGCCGCCGCGTTTGTCGCCGTCGCGGAATCCGGTTCGATCAGCGAGGCGGCCAGGCGCATGAGCCTGTCCAAGTCCGTCATCAGCGAGCGGCTGTCGGAGCTCGAGCGCAGCCTCGGCGCAAAGCTGCTGGACCGCACCACCCGCAAACTCTCGATCACCGAAGCGGGGCGGGGTTTCTACGAACGCGCCAGGCGCATCATGCAGGAGGTGGCCGATGCCAGAGCCGAAGTCGCCGAACATCGCGGCGAACTGGCCGGGCCGCTCAGGATATCGGCGCCGACCAGTTTCGGCATCCTCCATCTCGGCCCCGCGCTGTATGGTTTCCTGGCCAGGCACCCGGGGATCGAACTGACGCTTGATCTCGACGATCGTTTCGTCAGCATGGTGGCAGATGGTTACGATGCGATCGTGCGTCACGGGCCCGTCGTCGATGACGGACCGGTCATCGTCAGGAAGCTGGCTTCCAGCGCGCGATTCCTGGTGGCTTCGCCGGACTACATCGAGCGGTTCGGACGACCCGCGACCACCGACGACCTGAAACGCCACAAGGGCATCATCTATTCCATCCGGGGCGCCGCCGACTGGCGGTTCAAGATTTCGCGGCGGCTGGTGACGATCCGCCCGCAAACCGCGCTGCGCGTCAACAACGGGATATTGATGCGCGACGCCGCTCTTGCCGGCCTCGGCCTGGCATTGCTCCCCGCGTACTTCATCCAGACCGAGATCGCCGACAAGCGATTGACGGTCGTCGATGTCGGCGCCGAGCCGCAAGGCGCCACCATCTATATCGCCTATCCCGAGGATAGGCGCGGATCCGCCAAACTGCGCGCGCTCACCACATGGCTGCGCGACGCCTTTGGCGATCCGCCCTATTGGGAGGCTTGA
- a CDS encoding DUF1330 domain-containing protein: MTAYLIADIKMKDPKWVPAYAASVHDLVHKHGGKYLSRSGNVKTLEGKPLDTTLIALMAFPSEAAARAFTNDPAYAPFVSARQGGSDSRFQLIDDTDLAGTIPYLPKG; the protein is encoded by the coding sequence ATGACTGCTTATCTTATCGCCGACATCAAGATGAAGGACCCGAAATGGGTGCCGGCCTATGCCGCCTCGGTGCATGACCTCGTCCACAAGCATGGCGGCAAGTATCTGTCGCGCAGCGGCAATGTGAAGACGCTCGAAGGCAAGCCGCTCGACACCACGCTGATCGCCCTTATGGCGTTCCCGTCGGAGGCGGCGGCGCGCGCCTTCACCAACGATCCGGCCTACGCGCCTTTCGTTTCGGCCCGTCAAGGCGGCAGCGACAGCCGTTTCCAGCTGATCGACGACACCGACCTGGCCGGAACGATCCCGTATCTGCCGAAGGGATGA
- a CDS encoding ester cyclase produces MTKQEDNKVVVVRWFTDFWGGTCDLSVVDDIAAPDMLLKYSLHEPRRGRDDIKAFMTDFRAAFPDLNFWATADLIAEGDYVVGQWEGGGTHTGPAFGDFLAGSLPAATGRAMRFTGTTVLKVIDGRIVEEIGLDDGVAALTQLGLIKAA; encoded by the coding sequence ATGACCAAACAGGAAGACAACAAGGTCGTCGTCGTCAGATGGTTCACCGATTTCTGGGGTGGAACCTGCGATCTGTCGGTCGTCGACGACATCGCCGCGCCCGACATGCTGCTCAAATATTCCTTGCATGAGCCACGCCGGGGCCGCGACGACATCAAGGCCTTCATGACCGATTTCCGCGCCGCCTTCCCGGATCTCAACTTCTGGGCCACCGCCGATCTCATCGCCGAGGGCGACTATGTCGTCGGCCAGTGGGAGGGCGGCGGCACGCATACCGGCCCGGCTTTCGGCGATTTCCTGGCCGGTTCGCTGCCCGCCGCCACCGGACGCGCCATGCGCTTCACCGGCACCACGGTGCTGAAGGTGATCGACGGCAGGATCGTCGAGGAGATCGGCCTCGACGACGGCGTCGCGGCGCTGACCCAGCTCGGCCTGATCAAGGCCGCCTGA